The following proteins come from a genomic window of Polyangiaceae bacterium:
- a CDS encoding radical SAM protein, with protein MPVTWPAYLALGADGIRARARDAVAALARCEICPRNCRIDRLAGETRVCATGRLARVSTWFAHFGEEDCLRGTKGSGTIFFSFCNLKCVFCQNHDTSQAGQGRELSPERLAAAMIDLQEQGCHNVNFVTPEHVVPEILEALPIAIERGLRLPIVYNTSAYDSMESLRWMDGIVDIYMPDFKVWTRESARRYLKAKDYPEVARRVVTEMHRQVGPLTLDERGLARRGVLVRHLVMPGLLDESRDIFRFLHDEISPQTYVNVMGQYRPEYDSEQYPEIHRRPTDAEMRRARELFFEAGLERLDQRSPSRLHVID; from the coding sequence GTGCCCGTGACCTGGCCCGCGTATCTGGCTCTGGGAGCTGACGGCATTCGCGCTCGTGCGCGCGACGCCGTGGCGGCGCTCGCACGCTGCGAGATCTGCCCGCGGAACTGCCGCATCGATCGGCTCGCGGGAGAGACCCGAGTGTGCGCCACGGGTCGCTTGGCCCGGGTCAGCACCTGGTTCGCCCACTTCGGCGAAGAAGACTGCCTGCGCGGGACCAAGGGCTCGGGCACCATCTTCTTCTCTTTCTGCAACCTGAAGTGCGTGTTCTGTCAGAACCACGACACCTCCCAGGCCGGCCAAGGGCGAGAGCTCTCACCCGAGAGGCTGGCCGCCGCCATGATCGACTTGCAGGAGCAGGGCTGCCACAACGTGAACTTCGTGACCCCGGAGCACGTGGTTCCGGAGATCTTGGAAGCGCTGCCCATCGCCATCGAGCGGGGCCTCCGCTTGCCCATCGTGTACAACACCAGCGCCTATGACTCGATGGAGTCCCTGCGCTGGATGGACGGCATCGTCGACATCTACATGCCGGACTTCAAGGTGTGGACTCGGGAGAGCGCCCGCCGCTACCTGAAGGCCAAGGACTACCCGGAGGTCGCCCGGCGTGTGGTCACCGAGATGCACCGGCAGGTCGGTCCCCTCACCCTGGACGAGCGCGGCCTCGCGCGCCGGGGCGTGCTCGTGCGCCACCTGGTGATGCCCGGCCTGCTCGACGAGAGCCGTGACATCTTCCGCTTCTTGCACGACGAGATCTCGCCCCAAACTTACGTCAACGTGATGGGACAGTACCGCCCGGAGTACGACAGCGAGCAGTATCCCGAGATCCATCGCCGGCCGACGGACGCGGAGATGCGCCGCGCGCGGGAGCTGTTCTTCGAGGCCGGCCTCGAGCGGCTGGACCAGCGCTCCCCCAGCCGGCTCCACGTGATCGACTGA
- a CDS encoding histidine phosphatase family protein codes for MFLLFVRHGESEGNSAGLMQGRGDFPLTERGRNQALRVGAWLREHDVGWDAAYVSPLTRARQTADIIVAQAGGPAPVVEPDLAEVTVGSLEGLNREQIAERHPDFLTRELEKLGDFAAYGGESYDDIQARVGRVVDKLSASHREERVLLVGHGGLGFHLLKSLVCEPVPLVCILRLGNCTASLVRMRERRGVFFGELVWHVPVELMGGVDERDVGALFR; via the coding sequence ATGTTCCTGCTCTTTGTGCGCCACGGCGAGAGCGAGGGCAACTCTGCCGGCTTGATGCAGGGGCGCGGAGACTTTCCCCTCACCGAGCGCGGACGGAACCAAGCGCTGCGGGTGGGTGCTTGGCTCCGGGAGCACGACGTGGGCTGGGACGCGGCGTACGTGTCGCCCCTGACGCGGGCGCGTCAGACGGCGGACATCATCGTGGCCCAGGCCGGGGGGCCCGCACCCGTCGTGGAGCCGGATCTGGCGGAGGTGACGGTCGGCTCCCTGGAAGGCCTGAACCGTGAGCAGATCGCCGAGCGCCACCCGGATTTTCTGACGCGGGAGCTCGAGAAGCTCGGAGACTTCGCGGCCTACGGCGGAGAGAGCTACGACGACATCCAAGCGCGTGTGGGCCGCGTGGTCGACAAGCTCTCGGCCTCGCATCGCGAGGAGCGCGTGTTGCTCGTCGGCCACGGCGGTCTCGGCTTCCACCTGCTGAAGTCTTTGGTGTGCGAGCCGGTGCCGCTGGTGTGCATCCTGCGCCTCGGCAACTGCACGGCCAGCCTGGTGCGCATGAGGGAGCGCCGTGGCGTGTTTTTCGGCGAGCTCGTCTGGCACGTGCCGGTGGAGCTCATGGGCGGCGTGGACGAGCGGGACGTGGGCGCGCTGTTTCGCTGA
- a CDS encoding DEAD/DEAH box helicase codes for MVALDFVAGTLELRGADAGVELPRSFRWDARAACHRAPALDYAELVLALRRQEVPLEDHARRYLELELGARLHRTPRPYQKAALAAWRKAQGRGVVVLPTGAGKSHVAVMAIDDRRRSALVVVPTLDLVRQWYDLLRTSFGVPVGIVGGGEHTVEPLTVTTYDSAYIHMEHLGARFGLVVFDECHHLPGATYQLAAELCLAPFRLGLSATPERADGREAALARLIGPVVFEKPILDLSGEYLADYETERLSVELSPAEREEYEAERGIYTGFLRAQGIHMSGASGWSDFVIRSSRSEEGRRAMRAYRRQREIAFAAPAKLDVVEHLLSVHRADKTLIFTQDNATAYAVSRRFLVPAITHQTKVRERSDILERFSDGRYRVVVTSKVLNEGVDVPDASVAIVISGSGSVREHVQRLGRILRPRDDKRAVLYELVSERTSESFTSERRREHDAYR; via the coding sequence ATGGTGGCGCTGGATTTCGTGGCCGGCACCCTGGAGCTCCGCGGCGCGGACGCCGGGGTCGAGCTCCCGCGGAGCTTCCGCTGGGACGCTCGCGCGGCGTGTCATCGCGCCCCGGCCCTGGACTACGCCGAGCTCGTGCTCGCCCTGCGGCGCCAGGAAGTCCCCCTCGAGGATCACGCGCGGCGCTATCTGGAGCTCGAGCTCGGCGCGCGGCTGCATCGCACGCCGCGGCCGTATCAGAAGGCGGCGCTGGCGGCGTGGCGCAAGGCGCAGGGGCGCGGCGTGGTGGTGCTGCCCACCGGCGCCGGCAAGAGCCACGTGGCGGTGATGGCCATCGACGACCGACGACGCAGCGCCCTGGTGGTGGTGCCCACGCTGGATCTCGTGCGCCAGTGGTACGATCTCCTGCGCACCAGCTTTGGTGTACCCGTGGGCATCGTGGGGGGCGGCGAGCACACGGTGGAGCCGCTCACGGTCACTACCTACGACTCGGCATACATCCACATGGAGCACCTGGGGGCGCGCTTCGGCCTGGTGGTGTTCGACGAGTGCCACCACTTGCCCGGCGCGACCTACCAGCTGGCCGCCGAGCTGTGTCTGGCGCCGTTTCGCTTGGGGCTGTCCGCCACGCCGGAGCGCGCCGACGGGCGCGAGGCCGCACTGGCTCGCTTGATCGGCCCCGTGGTGTTCGAGAAGCCGATCCTGGATCTCAGCGGCGAGTACCTCGCGGACTACGAGACCGAGCGCCTGAGCGTGGAGCTGTCCCCCGCGGAGCGCGAGGAATACGAGGCGGAACGAGGGATCTACACGGGGTTTCTGCGGGCCCAGGGCATCCACATGTCGGGCGCTTCGGGCTGGAGCGACTTCGTGATCCGATCGAGCCGCAGCGAGGAAGGCCGGCGCGCCATGCGCGCCTATCGCCGGCAGCGGGAGATCGCCTTTGCGGCGCCGGCCAAGCTCGACGTGGTGGAGCATCTGCTCTCCGTCCACCGCGCCGACAAGACCCTGATCTTCACCCAAGACAATGCCACGGCCTACGCGGTGTCCCGGCGCTTCCTGGTGCCTGCCATCACCCATCAGACGAAGGTCCGGGAGCGCAGCGACATCCTCGAGCGCTTCTCCGACGGGCGCTATCGCGTGGTGGTCACCTCCAAGGTGCTGAACGAAGGCGTGGACGTCCCGGATGCCAGCGTCGCCATCGTGATCAGCGGCAGCGGCTCGGTCCGCGAGCACGTGCAGCGTCTCGGCCGCATTCTCAGGCCGCGGGACGACAAGCGTGCGGTGCTGTACGAGCTCGTGAGCGAGCGCACCAGTGAGTCGTTCACCAGCGAGCGGCGGCGGGAGCACGATGCCTATCGGTGA
- a CDS encoding DUF790 family protein produces the protein MLTPELVLTRRKGGRLQVATLSAKERARALEVAELVLSAAQAAEGGSRGELKAAWAEIGLSGREKKLFDGFCKLVEDAAELDSEAPVDPVELRRAVFTQAAEARAADAFDRERVLAEAARSFGIEAPESVMYADLKSEHRLVRVPQLSPEALLERYQTGSRQAVLLRAVRVVAEVRGAAPEAYRALFSKLKFRRLLHRIEPLADGGYRITIDGPFSLFDNVTKYGLALALVLPVLEECGSLALEAELRWGPRREPIVFEHRHRGPAEPDAAPLPDEVADLQAAFERLGGPWAAERATEILNLPGVGLCVPDLTFVHAESGRRVHLEVLGFWSRDAVWRRVELVEQGLLERVVFAVSSRLRVSEEVLGDAEHAALYVYKGAMSAKALLRRLDALA, from the coding sequence ATGCTGACGCCGGAGCTGGTGCTCACGCGCAGGAAGGGCGGACGGCTACAGGTGGCCACGCTGTCGGCGAAGGAGCGCGCGCGGGCTCTGGAGGTCGCCGAGCTGGTGCTCTCGGCGGCGCAGGCGGCGGAGGGCGGGAGCCGCGGCGAGCTCAAGGCAGCCTGGGCCGAGATCGGGCTTTCTGGCCGGGAAAAGAAGCTGTTCGACGGCTTCTGCAAGCTGGTGGAAGACGCGGCGGAGCTCGACAGCGAGGCGCCGGTGGATCCGGTGGAGCTCCGGCGCGCGGTGTTCACGCAGGCGGCAGAGGCGCGGGCCGCGGACGCCTTCGACCGCGAGCGCGTGCTGGCCGAGGCGGCGCGGAGCTTCGGCATCGAAGCGCCGGAGTCGGTGATGTACGCAGATCTGAAGAGCGAGCACCGACTGGTGCGCGTACCGCAGCTGAGCCCCGAAGCGCTCCTCGAACGCTATCAGACGGGATCGCGGCAGGCGGTGCTGTTGCGCGCCGTGCGGGTGGTGGCGGAAGTGCGCGGCGCCGCGCCGGAGGCGTATCGCGCGCTGTTCTCCAAGCTCAAGTTCCGTCGCCTCCTGCATCGCATCGAGCCGCTGGCTGACGGCGGCTATCGCATCACCATCGACGGGCCGTTCAGCTTGTTCGACAACGTCACCAAGTACGGGCTCGCGCTCGCGCTGGTGCTGCCGGTGCTAGAAGAGTGCGGATCGCTGGCGCTGGAGGCGGAGCTCCGCTGGGGGCCGCGGCGCGAGCCGATCGTGTTCGAGCACCGCCACCGCGGTCCCGCCGAGCCCGATGCCGCGCCCCTGCCGGACGAGGTGGCCGATCTCCAAGCCGCCTTCGAGCGGCTGGGCGGGCCGTGGGCTGCGGAGCGCGCGACGGAAATCCTGAACCTGCCGGGCGTGGGGCTGTGCGTTCCGGACTTGACCTTCGTGCACGCCGAGAGCGGGCGTCGCGTGCACCTGGAGGTGCTCGGCTTCTGGAGCCGAGACGCCGTGTGGCGGCGCGTAGAGCTGGTGGAGCAGGGCCTGCTGGAGCGCGTGGTGTTCGCCGTCAGCAGCCGCCTCCGGGTCAGCGAAGAAGTGCTGGGCGATGCCGAACACGCCGCGCTCTACGTGTACAAGGGCGCCATGAGTGCCAAGGCCTTGCTGCGCCGGCTCGACGCACTGGCCTGA
- the speD gene encoding adenosylmethionine decarboxylase: MISTRARHLLAEYHGCDCTTLNDVEKVRALMRRAAEAAGATVVAEVFHEYRPQGVTGVVVIEESHLSVHTWPECGYAAVDFYTCGESIPERADAVLREGLSAEQAEVMIVDRGLDTLAVARHDPRRDLKLAGE, translated from the coding sequence GTGATCAGCACCCGCGCCCGGCACTTGCTCGCCGAATATCACGGCTGCGACTGCACCACGTTGAACGACGTGGAAAAGGTACGAGCGCTGATGCGCAGGGCCGCGGAGGCCGCGGGCGCCACCGTCGTCGCCGAGGTGTTCCACGAGTACCGGCCCCAGGGCGTGACGGGCGTCGTGGTCATCGAGGAGTCGCACCTGTCGGTGCACACCTGGCCGGAGTGCGGCTACGCAGCCGTGGACTTCTACACCTGCGGCGAGTCCATTCCGGAGCGTGCCGACGCCGTCCTGCGAGAGGGCCTATCCGCGGAGCAGGCGGAGGTCATGATCGTGGATCGCGGCCTGGATACCCTGGCCGTGGCTCGACACGACCCACGTCGGGACCTGAAGCTCGCCGGCGAGTGA
- a CDS encoding CehA/McbA family metallohydrolase: MTTPASHRRHHLLAALLAAFSTVAIVTLIRNGCSDNEAVALSQPVTKGGVTLSHVVAPGLEPGPAVQAQIGDWLLATKGLSLSMGADAAGVERQLRHGAMLDVSVGDFHTDHLLGLRTVVELAGVDQPLKMKGVRPLLDGPTPRLLVEQESFDGALELATRVELTPGSERAALVTRITNTQKTPLAALAVGDEVSWPGAATFAPRLGFVEAAARERVPWIARRGQLFSSALAYPDGADVEFRFDPIGPRDQRAMTRAAELAAGASREVTRYLVVAPGGLAGVARVAWKLSGKDVRVVRGKLDPAPSWATVEAEHPDGKPVLTVRAQRDGSFELPLPPGEYRLLLRAPGGEDSESVTLEPGSDPREVRLIPPEPGMLRFTVVDSEQAPLAARWLVRGIPPTKTPFFGPAERAEGAGHAGYTLTGEGRVELPPGRYRMLFTHGPEYALWEQAVSVTAEAGATVRAVLPRKVDSPGWIAGDFHLHAAPSHDSSVSLEDRVTALVAAGIEVAVPTDHNHVTDYAPTLRGFDAESRLATMPGVELTTTRWGHFNAYPYPLDAGLPATGELLPRDLFARVRELAPGVLVQVNHPRMADIGYFNRAELDSGSMEAGAEGFSFDFDTLEVVNGFELGQPKVIDENLREWFRLLEAGHRYTAMGNSDSHQLSREWAGYPRTYLRVPDDRPGHVTAEQIVSALRGGRAFVSNGPFLDVRVGGQEPGGLAVADEGEVSVQVSVQAPAFIDITRAEVWIAGERVAETERVAAPTAPLRLTWQTRVAVARDTWVVVVVRGSRELDDVLPGVHAAPLAFTNPVWIDADGDGSYGDAGADAAADAASDAGPETPLPDAAK; encoded by the coding sequence GTGACCACGCCCGCGTCGCACCGGCGGCATCATCTTCTAGCAGCGCTGCTCGCCGCCTTCTCCACGGTCGCGATCGTGACGCTGATTCGCAACGGCTGTTCCGACAACGAAGCGGTCGCTCTGTCGCAGCCCGTGACGAAGGGTGGCGTCACCTTGTCTCATGTCGTGGCGCCGGGTTTGGAACCCGGTCCTGCGGTTCAGGCGCAGATCGGCGACTGGCTACTGGCCACCAAAGGGCTATCCCTGAGCATGGGAGCCGACGCGGCCGGTGTGGAGCGTCAGCTGCGGCATGGTGCGATGTTGGACGTATCGGTGGGAGACTTCCACACCGATCACCTGCTCGGTCTGCGCACGGTGGTGGAGCTCGCCGGCGTGGACCAGCCGCTGAAGATGAAGGGGGTGCGTCCGTTGCTCGATGGCCCAACGCCGCGTTTGCTGGTCGAGCAAGAGAGCTTCGATGGCGCGCTCGAGCTCGCGACCCGCGTCGAGCTCACTCCGGGGAGTGAGCGGGCCGCGTTGGTCACGCGGATCACCAACACCCAGAAGACTCCTCTCGCGGCGCTGGCGGTGGGAGACGAGGTGAGCTGGCCCGGTGCGGCGACCTTTGCGCCGCGGCTCGGCTTCGTGGAGGCTGCGGCGCGAGAGCGCGTGCCGTGGATCGCGCGGCGGGGCCAGCTGTTCTCGAGCGCCCTCGCCTACCCCGACGGAGCGGACGTGGAGTTTCGCTTCGATCCCATCGGACCGCGCGATCAGCGCGCCATGACCCGCGCGGCGGAGCTCGCAGCGGGCGCGTCCCGCGAAGTGACCCGCTACCTCGTCGTCGCGCCGGGAGGGCTCGCCGGCGTCGCGCGGGTGGCGTGGAAGCTGTCGGGCAAGGACGTGCGCGTGGTGCGGGGCAAGCTCGATCCCGCTCCCAGCTGGGCCACCGTCGAAGCCGAGCACCCGGACGGCAAACCCGTGCTCACCGTCCGCGCCCAACGGGACGGCAGCTTCGAGCTGCCGTTGCCCCCCGGCGAGTACCGCTTGCTGCTGCGCGCGCCGGGCGGCGAGGACAGCGAGAGCGTCACGCTGGAGCCCGGCAGTGATCCGCGGGAGGTGCGCCTGATCCCACCGGAACCCGGCATGCTGCGCTTCACCGTGGTGGATTCGGAGCAGGCACCGCTGGCCGCGCGCTGGTTGGTGCGCGGCATCCCGCCGACCAAGACGCCGTTCTTCGGCCCCGCGGAGCGCGCCGAGGGCGCGGGCCACGCCGGCTACACCTTGACGGGTGAAGGCCGCGTGGAGCTGCCGCCCGGGCGCTACCGCATGCTGTTCACCCACGGTCCCGAGTACGCGCTGTGGGAACAGGCCGTGAGCGTGACCGCAGAGGCCGGAGCCACGGTGCGCGCCGTGTTGCCGCGCAAAGTGGACTCGCCGGGCTGGATCGCCGGCGACTTCCACCTGCATGCCGCGCCCAGCCACGACTCCAGCGTCAGCCTGGAGGACCGCGTGACCGCACTGGTGGCTGCCGGCATCGAGGTGGCGGTGCCCACGGATCACAACCACGTCACGGACTACGCGCCCACGCTCCGCGGCTTCGATGCCGAGTCGCGATTGGCCACCATGCCGGGCGTGGAGCTCACCACCACGCGCTGGGGGCACTTCAACGCGTATCCGTACCCGCTCGACGCCGGGCTGCCCGCGACCGGCGAGTTGTTGCCCAGGGACTTGTTCGCACGGGTGCGCGAGCTTGCCCCGGGCGTCCTGGTGCAGGTGAACCACCCGCGCATGGCGGACATCGGCTACTTCAACCGCGCCGAGCTCGACTCCGGCAGCATGGAGGCCGGAGCGGAAGGCTTCAGCTTCGACTTCGATACCCTGGAGGTGGTGAACGGCTTCGAGCTGGGGCAGCCGAAGGTGATCGACGAGAACCTGCGAGAGTGGTTTCGACTTCTGGAAGCAGGGCATCGTTACACGGCGATGGGTAACTCCGACTCGCATCAGCTGAGCCGCGAGTGGGCCGGCTACCCGCGAACCTATCTGCGGGTGCCCGACGACCGACCGGGGCACGTGACCGCGGAGCAGATCGTCTCGGCGCTCCGCGGAGGCCGCGCCTTCGTGAGCAACGGCCCGTTCTTGGACGTGCGCGTGGGCGGCCAGGAGCCGGGGGGGCTCGCCGTCGCCGACGAGGGTGAAGTGAGCGTTCAAGTGTCGGTGCAGGCGCCCGCGTTCATCGACATCACCCGCGCCGAGGTGTGGATCGCCGGCGAGCGCGTGGCCGAGACCGAGCGCGTGGCTGCCCCCACGGCGCCGCTCCGACTCACCTGGCAGACGCGCGTCGCCGTGGCGCGCGACACCTGGGTCGTCGTCGTCGTGCGCGGCAGCCGCGAGCTCGACGACGTGCTCCCCGGCGTGCACGCCGCTCCCCTCGCCTTCACGAATCCCGTGTGGATCGACGCCGACGGCGACGGCAGCTACGGCGACGCCGGCGCAGATGCGGCAGCGGACGCCGCTTCCGACGCGGGCCCTGAAACGCCCCTCCCGGATGCTGCCAAATGA
- a CDS encoding molybdopterin-dependent oxidoreductase has protein sequence MNTKVTYCRICEAACGMLADVEGDRVVALRPDKEHVVSRGFACAKGTRFREVHESPGRLNHPQRRGPEGLERVSWTDATREIGDKLRSIRDQHGPHAIGIYVGNPAAFSYTLPVYGMAFVQALGTRNYFSAGSLDCNNKFVVARHMLGSAGTHPVPDLDRARFALLLGTNPSVSQSSFVNAPRMVARLKAIEARGGRVVVVDPRKSETAQLVGEHVAIAPDTDAAFLLALLNVIFDEDLLDHTMAERHATGVSELRRAAARFTPEHVSAATRVSAERIRELARAFASAEGAFCHVSTGVNQGRFGNIAYAAKIALELLTGNLDRAGGALMIRGAADTAGLARLIGLDREPHWKSRIGGFSPVLGTLPTPILADEILTPGPEQIRALIVVAGNPVLSAPDGDRLSRALAKLELCVSVDLFVNDTGAHATHLLPSTDFLEREDFPLAQLQLQPTPYVQWSDAVVSPRAERRQEWRILADIARAAGLPLFGNRAADLATRAALRAGGTEALALPLLAPALGLRPKKALTAHPHGIELSHRERPGDFLARRIGTPDKRVALYPTEVWRRLDELEASLTETQQLRLISKRERLGHNSWMHDNPRLSTPEHAAHLSEADARRLGIRDGDRVRIAANGHSVELPARVNAELGPGVVAVPHGYGHVAGSSWSTAKARGGQNVNQLAAGGARAVDPLSGMAWLVGMPVEVEAVARIRTAESRAEGAE, from the coding sequence GTGAACACGAAGGTGACGTACTGCCGCATCTGCGAAGCGGCCTGCGGAATGCTTGCGGACGTGGAGGGGGATCGCGTCGTGGCCCTGCGCCCGGACAAGGAGCACGTCGTCAGCCGCGGTTTCGCCTGCGCCAAGGGCACCCGCTTCCGCGAAGTCCACGAGAGCCCAGGTCGGCTGAACCATCCCCAGCGCCGCGGCCCAGAGGGTCTGGAACGCGTGTCGTGGACGGACGCCACGCGCGAGATCGGAGACAAGCTCCGCAGCATTCGCGACCAGCACGGGCCCCACGCCATTGGCATCTACGTCGGAAATCCAGCGGCCTTCAGCTACACCCTGCCGGTGTACGGCATGGCCTTCGTGCAGGCCCTGGGCACCCGCAACTACTTTTCCGCCGGCTCCCTCGACTGCAACAACAAGTTCGTCGTCGCGCGCCACATGCTGGGCAGCGCCGGCACTCACCCGGTGCCCGATCTGGATCGGGCGCGCTTCGCGTTGCTTTTGGGCACGAACCCGAGCGTGAGCCAGAGCTCCTTCGTGAATGCGCCTCGGATGGTCGCGCGTCTGAAGGCCATCGAAGCGCGCGGCGGCCGTGTGGTGGTGGTGGATCCGCGCAAGAGCGAGACGGCGCAGTTGGTGGGTGAGCACGTGGCCATCGCGCCGGACACCGACGCGGCGTTCTTGCTCGCGCTGTTGAACGTGATCTTCGACGAAGATCTCCTCGATCACACCATGGCGGAGCGCCACGCGACGGGCGTCTCCGAGCTCCGCCGAGCGGCGGCGCGCTTCACGCCAGAGCACGTGAGCGCCGCCACCCGCGTCTCGGCCGAACGCATCCGTGAGCTCGCGCGCGCCTTCGCCTCCGCCGAGGGCGCCTTCTGTCACGTGTCCACCGGCGTGAATCAGGGTCGCTTCGGAAACATCGCCTACGCCGCCAAGATCGCCCTCGAGCTCCTGACGGGCAACCTCGACCGGGCGGGCGGCGCGCTGATGATCCGCGGCGCCGCGGACACCGCCGGCCTCGCGCGGCTCATCGGCCTGGATCGCGAACCCCACTGGAAGAGCCGCATCGGCGGCTTCTCGCCGGTGCTCGGCACCTTGCCGACGCCCATCCTCGCCGACGAGATCCTGACGCCCGGTCCCGAGCAGATCCGCGCGTTGATCGTGGTGGCGGGCAACCCCGTGTTGAGCGCGCCGGACGGAGACCGCCTCTCGCGCGCCCTCGCGAAGCTCGAGCTGTGCGTCAGCGTGGATCTGTTCGTCAACGACACTGGCGCACACGCCACGCACCTCTTGCCGTCGACCGACTTTCTCGAGCGGGAAGACTTTCCTCTGGCGCAGCTGCAGCTCCAGCCCACACCCTACGTGCAGTGGAGCGACGCCGTCGTGTCGCCGCGCGCCGAGCGCCGGCAGGAGTGGCGCATCTTGGCGGACATCGCCCGCGCCGCCGGCCTGCCGCTGTTCGGAAACCGCGCCGCAGATCTCGCGACCCGCGCAGCGCTGCGCGCGGGCGGCACCGAGGCGCTGGCACTGCCGCTCCTTGCTCCCGCGCTGGGCCTCCGCCCCAAGAAGGCCCTCACGGCCCACCCTCACGGCATCGAGCTGTCGCATCGCGAGCGCCCGGGGGACTTCCTGGCTCGCCGCATCGGCACGCCGGACAAGCGCGTGGCGCTGTACCCCACGGAAGTGTGGCGCCGTCTGGACGAGCTCGAGGCATCCCTCACCGAGACGCAGCAGCTGCGGCTGATCAGCAAGCGCGAGCGCCTCGGGCACAACTCCTGGATGCACGACAACCCTCGCCTCAGCACCCCCGAGCACGCGGCGCACCTGTCCGAAGCGGACGCGCGCCGCCTGGGCATTCGCGACGGCGACCGCGTGCGCATCGCGGCCAACGGGCACTCCGTCGAGCTGCCCGCCCGGGTCAACGCGGAGCTCGGCCCCGGGGTCGTGGCCGTACCCCACGGTTACGGTCACGTCGCCGGCAGCAGCTGGAGCACGGCCAAGGCGCGGGGCGGACAGAACGTCAATCAGCTGGCCGCCGGCGGCGCGAGGGCCGTCGACCCCCTGAGCGGCATGGCTTGGCTCGTCGGCATGCCGGTGGAGGTCGAAGCCGTCGCGCGCATCCGGACCGCCGAGTCCCGCGCAGAAGGCGCGGAGTAG
- a CDS encoding Uma2 family endonuclease: protein MLDLVDDPASFVTLRYRVRPEPEQWVLPEGTVPESIPHDHTAQRIRAVLDNWAQALPRPVRIARNLAVRWLERAPQIGIDPDVCVLDPPPPKVEQLGSLCLWKPGHLPPTICFEVVSANHPHKDYRDVHERYAALRTQELVVFDPRLAGPASLGGPILLQLWRRDACGAFDRVAATDGPIFSEVLGCWLSANDGELVFSHDRAGNEPWQTREEELSAHGERERAEKERERAEKERERAEKERERAEKERALEAERELRARLEALERRLEGDGGS from the coding sequence ATGCTCGACCTCGTGGACGATCCCGCGAGCTTCGTGACGCTGCGGTATCGGGTTCGCCCCGAGCCCGAGCAGTGGGTGCTCCCCGAGGGCACCGTGCCAGAGTCCATTCCTCACGATCACACCGCCCAGCGCATCCGGGCGGTGCTCGACAACTGGGCCCAAGCCCTGCCGCGCCCCGTGCGCATCGCTCGCAACCTTGCCGTTCGTTGGCTCGAACGCGCGCCGCAGATCGGCATCGACCCTGACGTGTGCGTGCTCGACCCGCCACCGCCGAAGGTCGAGCAACTCGGCAGCCTGTGCTTGTGGAAGCCGGGCCACCTACCGCCCACTATCTGCTTCGAGGTCGTCAGCGCCAATCACCCCCACAAGGACTACCGAGACGTCCACGAGCGCTACGCGGCGCTCAGGACCCAAGAGCTCGTGGTGTTCGACCCCCGTCTGGCGGGCCCGGCGTCCCTGGGTGGGCCAATCCTACTGCAGCTCTGGCGCCGGGACGCCTGCGGCGCCTTCGACCGCGTCGCCGCCACGGACGGGCCGATCTTCTCCGAGGTGCTCGGCTGTTGGCTCTCGGCGAACGACGGCGAGCTGGTCTTCAGTCACGATCGCGCGGGCAACGAGCCGTGGCAGACGCGCGAAGAGGAGCTGAGCGCCCACGGCGAACGTGAGCGCGCAGAGAAAGAACGCGAGCGCGCAGAGAAAGAACGCGAGCGCGCAGAGAAAGAACGCGAGCGCGCAGAGAAAGAACGCGCCCTGGAGGCCGAACGCGAGCTCCGTGCTCGCCTCGAAGCGCTGGAACGTCGATTGGAAGGAGACGGGGGATCGTGA